A window of the Cannabis sativa cultivar Pink pepper isolate KNU-18-1 chromosome X, ASM2916894v1, whole genome shotgun sequence genome harbors these coding sequences:
- the LOC115712094 gene encoding cytochrome P450 714C2: MEMLNVVIGVLVGGFVLLFLYLYNSFVLEPIRLRSKLQKQGIGGPLPSFLLGNISEMKKIKLELSSKRTTTTCNTNDKLYDVVSIGHHWPSTIFPHLIQWRVDHGPIFSYAVGNIQFLCITDIELVKEVSLCTSLSLGKPSYLSKNHGPLFGQGIISSSGQIWAHQKKIIAPELYIDKVKGMVELMVNSTNSLIRSWEKKIEDEGGVSDIKVDDDLRSLSADIISKACFGSSYSQGEQIFSKLRTLQKLMSKRTIGIPGIRFIPTMNNIHVWRLEKQINAMILEVVKQRTEAADEKDLLQMIVEGAKACGGIDSPSVGLTHDKFIVDNCKSIYFAGHETTATTASWALLLLAAYPAWQTRVRAEVEEVWKNGSPHANMLRSMKVLTMVIQETLRLYPPGVYVVRNALQDVQFKDILVPKGINIQIPISMMQQDTNLWGPDAQQFNPGRFEHGILGASKFPQAYMPFGIGTRICIGQHMAMTELKVVLSLILSKFCFSVSPAYRHSAAFRLVIESEHGVNLQVRRI; encoded by the exons ATGGAGATGTTAAACGTGGTCATCGGTGTTTTAGTTGGTGGGTTTGTATTATTGTTCTTGTATCTTTATAATTCTTTTGTGTTGGAACCTATAAGGCTAAGATCAAAGCTTCAAAAGCAAGGGATTGGAGGGCCTTTACCTTCTTTTCTGTTGGGAAATATAtctgaaatgaaaaaaatcaagcTTGAGTTAAGCTCAAAAAGGACTACTACTACTTGTAATACAAACGACAAACTTTACGATGTCGTTTCGATTGGTCATCATTGGCCTTCCACCATCTTTCCCCATTTGATACAGTGGAGAGTTGACCATG GGCCAATTTTTAGTTATGCAGTAGGAAATATTCAATTCTTATGCATAACAGATATAGAGTTGGTGAAAGAAGTTAGTCTATGCACTTCTTTAAGTCTTGGAAAACCTTCTTATCTCTCCAAGAATCATGGACCCCTGTTTGGCCAGGGTATTATATCCTCTAGTGGTCAAATTTGGGCTCACCAGAAAAAGATTATTGCTCCTGAACTCTACATTGACAAGGTCAAG GGTATGGTGGAACTTATGGTGAACTCTACAAATTCCTTGATAAGATCTTGGGAGAAGAAAATTGAAGATGAGGGAGGAGTTTCTGATATTAAGGTTGATGATGATTTGAGAAGCTTGTCTGCTGATATAATCTCAAAAGCCTGTTTTGGAAGCAGTTATTCACAAGGGGAGCAAATTTTCTCAAAGCTTAGAACTCTTCAAAAGTTGATGTCCAAAAGAACTATTGGGATTCCTGGCATAAG ATTCATTCCAACAATGAACAACATTCATGTGTGGAGACTAGAGAAACAAATCAATGCTATGATTTTAGAGGTGGTGAAGCAAAGAACTGAGGCTGCTGATGAAAAGGACCTTTTGCAGATGATAGTTGAGGGGGCGAAAGCTTGTGGCGGTATAGATAGCCCATCAGTTGGCCTTACTCATGACAAATTCATTGTAGATAACTGCAAGAGTATATATTTTGCTGGCCATGAAACGACTGCTACTACAGCATCTTGGGCCTTGTTGCTGCTGGCTGCTTATCCAGCTTGGCAAACTCGCGTTCGTGCAGAGGTGGAAGAAGTTTGGAAGAATGGAAGTCCTCATGCCAATATGCTCCGAAGCATGAAAGTT CTCACTATGGTGATTCAAGAGACTTTGCGCCTTTACCCGCCTGGAGTTTATGTCGTAAGGAATGCCTTGCAGGATGTTCAATTTAAAGACATTCTAGTTCCAAAAGGAATAAATATTCAAATTCCAATCTCTATGATGCAACAAGACACTAATCTGTGGGGTCCTGATGCCCAACAATTCAATCCAGGAAGATTTGAGCATGGAATTCTTGGAGCTTCCAAGTTTCCTCAGGCTTACATGCCCTTTGGTATAGGGACTCGAATTTGTATTGGGCAGCACATGGCCATGACAGAACTGAAAGTAGTATTATCTCTTATTCTGTCCAAGTTTTGTTTCTCAGTCTCACCGGCTTACCGCCATTCTGCAGCTTTCAGGTTGGTCATCGAATCAGAACATGGGGTTAATCTCCAAGTGAGGAGAATTTGA